Proteins encoded together in one Planctomyces sp. SH-PL14 window:
- a CDS encoding transcription termination/antitermination NusG family protein, with amino-acid sequence MPILDREPDIFPADLFTRFPGETAGSAEANLDDAGSWWAVYTRSRQEKELMRKLRAMEISFYSPLVPHRSRSPQGRIRTSYLPLFSNYVFLYGDAEARTRALTTNTISRTIEVENPAVLVRDLRQIHDLIARGSPVTPEAKLQPGAPVRIRSGSMKGIEGTVIQRHGEMHLIVVVNFLQQGASVKLQDFEVESLG; translated from the coding sequence ATGCCGATCCTCGACCGCGAACCGGACATCTTTCCCGCCGACCTCTTCACCCGCTTCCCGGGTGAGACGGCCGGTTCCGCCGAGGCCAACCTCGATGACGCGGGAAGCTGGTGGGCCGTCTACACGCGGTCCCGCCAGGAAAAGGAGCTGATGCGGAAGCTCCGGGCGATGGAGATCTCTTTCTATTCGCCGCTCGTCCCGCACCGCTCCCGTTCCCCCCAGGGGCGGATTCGGACCTCGTATCTGCCGCTCTTTTCGAACTACGTCTTCCTGTACGGCGACGCCGAGGCCCGGACGCGGGCCCTGACGACGAACACAATCTCGCGGACGATCGAGGTCGAGAATCCCGCGGTTCTGGTCCGCGACCTCCGCCAGATCCACGACCTCATCGCCCGTGGCTCCCCGGTCACCCCGGAAGCAAAGCTGCAGCCGGGGGCGCCGGTCCGCATCCGCTCCGGAAGCATGAAGGGGATCGAGGGGACCGTCATACAGCGGCACGGCGAGATGCACCTCATCGTAGTCGTGAACTTCCTCCAGCAGGGGGCGTCGGTCAAGCTGCAGGACTTCGAAGTGGAGAGCCTCGGATGA
- a CDS encoding glycosyltransferase family 4 protein encodes MSDPSVLHAPVAESLTVPVSPAARETRDDGAGPHTAAAPTASPPLRIWLLTNVPSPYQVELLAAVAARPEIDLDVQLMRAQSTAGSSTATGFPGRVLWGLAPRSWRDEVRLHPQAVWACLIGRYDGFVLSGLMNSVTFFACMTALRLRRAPWAVWLERPRSAGSAWRRRWLTRGPVRWLRNWHVRRVLASARRVIGIGRAAADEYALQGVPAERLGVLPYCCDIGRFAPASPLVREEIRQRLGVAGQVVFLYSGQLIERKGVDTLLRAFHQIAADHPNWTLLLLGDGPMRQTLQSLVPPALAGRVQFLGHVPQGDLPDAFRAADAFVFPSRHDGWGVVLNEACGAGLPIIATRQTGAARELVVNGVNGFQVECDDVEALAARMSELGSDPDLRRTCGAESRRLVEGLSVASGSQMFLSEMQALLGAETGRRPAAEGAAPR; translated from the coding sequence ATGAGTGATCCGAGCGTGCTCCACGCTCCTGTTGCCGAAAGTCTCACGGTGCCGGTCTCGCCCGCCGCGCGCGAGACCCGGGACGACGGCGCGGGACCGCACACCGCCGCCGCTCCGACCGCGTCCCCCCCTCTCCGGATCTGGCTTCTGACGAATGTCCCGAGCCCCTATCAGGTGGAGTTGCTCGCGGCCGTCGCGGCCCGGCCGGAAATCGATCTCGACGTTCAGCTGATGCGGGCTCAGAGCACCGCCGGAAGTTCCACGGCGACCGGGTTCCCCGGCCGAGTCCTGTGGGGGCTCGCGCCCCGTTCCTGGCGGGACGAAGTGCGGCTCCACCCGCAAGCGGTCTGGGCGTGCCTCATCGGCCGGTACGACGGCTTTGTCCTCTCGGGATTGATGAACAGCGTCACGTTCTTCGCCTGCATGACCGCTCTGCGTCTCCGCCGCGCCCCGTGGGCCGTCTGGCTTGAGCGTCCGCGGTCCGCCGGCTCGGCCTGGCGGAGGCGATGGCTCACCCGCGGCCCGGTCCGCTGGCTGAGGAACTGGCATGTGCGGCGGGTCCTCGCGAGCGCCCGGCGGGTGATCGGCATCGGCCGCGCCGCGGCGGATGAGTACGCCCTCCAGGGGGTCCCGGCCGAGCGCCTCGGCGTCCTTCCCTACTGCTGCGACATCGGACGGTTCGCGCCCGCCTCCCCACTTGTTCGCGAGGAGATCCGGCAACGGCTGGGAGTCGCCGGGCAGGTCGTGTTCCTCTATTCCGGTCAGCTGATCGAGCGCAAAGGGGTCGACACCCTGCTCAGGGCGTTCCACCAGATCGCCGCCGACCACCCCAACTGGACGCTGCTGCTGCTCGGCGATGGCCCGATGCGGCAGACGCTTCAGTCCCTGGTCCCGCCGGCGCTGGCGGGGCGGGTCCAGTTCCTGGGACACGTCCCGCAGGGAGATCTGCCCGACGCCTTCCGGGCCGCCGACGCTTTCGTTTTCCCGTCGCGGCACGACGGCTGGGGAGTCGTCCTCAACGAGGCGTGCGGCGCCGGGCTGCCGATCATCGCCACGCGGCAAACCGGCGCGGCCCGCGAGCTCGTCGTTAACGGGGTCAACGGATTCCAGGTCGAGTGCGACGACGTCGAGGCCCTGGCGGCGCGGATGAGTGAACTCGGGAGCGATCCCGACCTCCGCCGGACCTGCGGCGCCGAATCCCGGCGGCTCGTCGAGGGGCTGAGCGTCGCCAGCGGCTCCCAGATGTTTCTAAGCGAGATGCAGGCGCTCCTGGGGGCGGAGACTGGTCGGCGGCCCGCCGCGGAAGGAGCCGCCCCGCGATGA
- a CDS encoding MraY family glycosyltransferase, translating into MFPFMIVGAAAVCGIVLTPMARELARMLNIVDRPDGRRKLHAEPTPLGGGMAIFAAMALTAVVAMALSPEVRALIARESRFLWGLLAAGIAIVTVGLLDDRLQLRGRQKLLGQVMAAALLASSGLYVRRIVLFDFPIDLGVMAVPFTIFWIVGAINALNLIDGMDGLAGSVGVVLSLAIAVMAWMTGHAADALVALTLAGAIGGFLLYNLPPASVFLGDSGSMLIGLVLGALAIHSSIKGAATVALAAPTVIWAIPILDVSMAIVRRKLTGRSIYETDRGHLHHCLQRSGHSGPRTVLLVAALCTATCIGALIGVAQNSEWLALLTVLVVVAVLVVCRVFGTAEFLLMWTRAKSITRSMMKLPRQDESTPRLPERARLTGTRDWDDLWETLTVYAERFDLSMVQLNVNLPALNEEYHVHWHRRRGGPEHLEWTTDIPLLAGDVTVGRLRIRGQPSEGSVCTWIGELVSGLRPFEAQMVSLVLEQFEDSTRLETAAVPLVANPEAAV; encoded by the coding sequence ATGTTTCCATTCATGATCGTTGGCGCGGCCGCGGTGTGCGGCATCGTGCTGACGCCGATGGCGCGGGAATTGGCCCGCATGCTGAACATCGTCGACCGCCCCGACGGTCGGCGAAAGCTGCATGCCGAGCCGACACCGCTCGGCGGCGGGATGGCGATCTTCGCCGCGATGGCGCTGACCGCGGTCGTGGCGATGGCGCTCTCCCCCGAAGTCCGCGCCCTGATCGCCCGGGAGTCCCGTTTCCTGTGGGGACTCCTGGCCGCCGGGATCGCCATCGTGACGGTCGGCCTGCTCGACGACCGGCTGCAGCTAAGGGGGCGGCAGAAGCTCCTCGGACAGGTCATGGCCGCGGCGCTCCTGGCTTCGTCCGGACTCTACGTGCGGCGGATCGTCCTCTTTGACTTCCCGATCGACCTGGGAGTGATGGCGGTCCCGTTCACCATCTTCTGGATCGTCGGAGCGATCAACGCCCTGAACCTGATCGACGGCATGGACGGCCTGGCGGGGAGCGTCGGAGTCGTCCTGAGCCTGGCGATCGCCGTCATGGCGTGGATGACCGGGCACGCCGCCGACGCGCTCGTGGCGCTCACGCTCGCCGGAGCGATCGGAGGTTTCCTCCTCTACAACCTCCCCCCCGCGTCAGTCTTTCTCGGGGACAGCGGGAGCATGCTCATCGGGCTGGTCCTGGGGGCTCTCGCAATCCACAGCTCGATCAAGGGAGCGGCGACCGTCGCCCTGGCGGCCCCGACCGTGATCTGGGCCATTCCGATCCTCGACGTCAGCATGGCGATCGTCCGCCGCAAGCTGACCGGCCGCAGCATCTACGAAACCGACCGCGGCCATCTCCACCATTGCCTGCAGCGATCCGGTCACAGCGGACCGAGGACGGTGCTGCTCGTCGCCGCGCTCTGCACGGCGACCTGCATCGGGGCCCTGATCGGCGTGGCCCAGAACAGTGAGTGGCTGGCGCTGCTGACGGTCCTGGTGGTCGTCGCGGTGCTGGTGGTGTGCCGGGTCTTCGGCACCGCCGAGTTCCTGCTGATGTGGACCCGCGCCAAGTCGATCACCCGCTCGATGATGAAGCTCCCCCGCCAGGACGAGAGCACCCCCCGGCTTCCGGAGCGGGCCCGGCTCACCGGGACGCGCGACTGGGACGACCTGTGGGAGACCCTGACGGTCTACGCGGAGCGCTTCGACCTGAGCATGGTTCAGCTGAACGTCAACCTCCCTGCCCTGAACGAAGAGTATCACGTCCACTGGCACCGCCGCCGCGGAGGCCCCGAGCACCTGGAGTGGACGACCGACATCCCGCTCCTGGCGGGGGACGTGACCGTGGGGCGGCTGAGGATCCGCGGGCAGCCGTCGGAAGGATCGGTCTGCACCTGGATCGGGGAGCTCGTCTCCGGCCTGCGGCCTTTCGAGGCCCAGATGGTGAGTCTGGTCCTCGAGCAGTTCGAGGACTCCACGCGGCTGGAGACCGCCGCGGTTCCCCTGGTGGCGAACCCGGAGGCGGCCGTCTAG
- a CDS encoding tetratricopeptide repeat protein, whose amino-acid sequence MPLFQGLGNFGRKVTTESFEAQRYFNQGLCLLYAFNHDEAIRSFRKAADCDPKCAMAWWGVAIAHGPHINNPVVPPEQAKAAWQALATAREVAAGASETEQELIAALAHRYADPQPDDRKPLDEAYARAMREVWQRHPDDADIGALFAESLMDLRPWDLWTAEGVARPGTDEVVRTLEAALTQVPEHPLALHLYIHAVEASPQPQKAIAPAKRLLTLQPGLGHLVHMPSHIDVRTGRWAEAIASNTLAIEADQAYRKQSPKQGFYRIYMAHNHHMLAYAAMMRGQSGLAVRAIQEMTEAMPADWVHDNALFADGFLAMPLEVLIRFGRWDDVLAASEGPEYLPFTRAMRHCARGIAYAAKLDVAKARAEQKAFLAARSLVPKEGIVGNNTAADVLGVAECLLAGEIDVRDGKVDEGIEQLREAVRREDRLRYSEPPDWIHPVRHALGATLLTAGRAAEAEAVYREDLRKMPNNGWALFGLARSLELQGKADEAGTARKRFAECWKDADVEITSSCFCQPGRPVGPKSK is encoded by the coding sequence GTGCCGCTCTTTCAGGGGTTGGGGAACTTCGGCCGCAAGGTGACGACGGAGTCCTTCGAGGCGCAGCGGTACTTCAATCAGGGACTTTGCCTGCTGTACGCGTTCAATCACGACGAGGCGATCCGCTCCTTCCGCAAGGCGGCCGACTGCGACCCCAAGTGCGCGATGGCGTGGTGGGGCGTCGCGATCGCCCACGGCCCGCACATCAACAACCCCGTCGTCCCGCCGGAGCAGGCCAAAGCCGCCTGGCAGGCGCTCGCCACCGCACGCGAGGTCGCGGCCGGCGCGTCGGAGACCGAGCAGGAACTCATCGCCGCCCTCGCGCATCGCTACGCGGACCCGCAGCCCGACGATCGCAAGCCGCTCGATGAGGCCTACGCCAGGGCGATGCGGGAGGTCTGGCAGCGGCATCCCGACGATGCCGACATCGGGGCTCTCTTCGCCGAGTCGCTCATGGACCTGCGGCCGTGGGACCTGTGGACGGCCGAGGGGGTTGCCCGGCCCGGAACGGACGAGGTCGTCCGGACCCTCGAAGCGGCCCTGACGCAGGTGCCGGAGCATCCGCTCGCGCTGCACCTTTACATCCACGCGGTCGAAGCCTCGCCGCAGCCGCAGAAGGCGATCGCGCCGGCGAAGCGGCTGCTGACGCTTCAGCCAGGGCTCGGGCATCTGGTTCATATGCCGTCGCACATCGATGTCCGGACGGGACGCTGGGCGGAGGCGATCGCGTCGAACACGTTGGCGATCGAGGCGGATCAGGCGTATCGGAAGCAGTCGCCGAAGCAGGGCTTCTACCGGATCTACATGGCCCATAACCATCACATGCTCGCCTATGCCGCCATGATGCGGGGGCAGAGCGGGCTGGCGGTCCGGGCGATCCAGGAGATGACGGAGGCAATGCCGGCCGACTGGGTTCATGACAACGCCCTGTTTGCCGATGGCTTTCTGGCGATGCCGCTGGAGGTTCTGATCCGGTTTGGGCGCTGGGACGATGTTCTCGCGGCTTCGGAAGGTCCGGAGTATCTGCCGTTCACGCGGGCGATGCGGCACTGCGCCCGCGGGATCGCGTATGCCGCCAAGCTCGATGTTGCGAAGGCTCGCGCGGAGCAGAAGGCTTTCCTCGCCGCTCGCTCCCTGGTCCCCAAGGAGGGGATCGTCGGGAACAACACGGCGGCGGACGTGCTGGGGGTGGCTGAGTGTCTGCTGGCGGGGGAGATCGATGTGCGGGACGGAAAGGTCGACGAGGGGATTGAGCAGCTTCGGGAGGCGGTGCGGCGGGAGGATCGGCTGCGGTACTCGGAGCCGCCCGACTGGATTCATCCTGTGCGGCATGCGCTGGGGGCGACGTTGCTGACGGCTGGCCGGGCCGCGGAGGCGGAAGCGGTGTATCGGGAGGATCTCAGGAAGATGCCGAACAACGGTTGGGCGTTGTTTGGGTTGGCGCGCAGTCTGGAGTTGCAGGGGAAGGCGGACGAAGCCGGCACAGCGAGGAAGCGGTTCGCGGAGTGCTGGAAGGACGCGGACGTGGAGATCACGTCGTCGTGTTTCTGCCAGCCCGGCCGTCCAGTCGGACCCAAATCGAAGTAG
- a CDS encoding polysaccharide biosynthesis tyrosine autokinase → MGIRGDFEDELSEKSDERTVNFLALTWRYLWLLILFGGVGTGAAYLHFLKQPPIYQSSSTVLVTGDRQQQANPLGTESGFAQGITQTMPHQMLIGSPLVVRKAVETHDLRKHPAFAGESDPASRIVRGLNVLADSKTPDVIRMSFRDSDPEVCQVALEAVLDGYRSYLGETHQTTSKDVAELIKEAKDVLLKQLETKEDEYHKFRQDAPLLFAKEEGAKNIHQERLAGIEQARSALLIALHEKTAELDSLKNAMARGGNREALALIINANKESRENGLPQEKSPVTELFPLLLDEQMLLETLGPDHPKVTAVQKRIEITRKYLTESLAEERKNAGENPMLKGGKRPDLVSLYLESLQHEVDVIQTKQKEMNLLFDQEKEAAKSLVAYEVRDESLRNEIARTSKLFEGVVKRLDEISLVKGYGGYEMSVLSPPTEGFLTGPVMARYLALGAVAGIAVGYLLAYLLELNDRSFRDPEEVQTSLGLPVVGHIPVIELARADRRSNDAVHPSLVTFHRPKSRLAEAYRAVRTSLYFRTRGEPLKVIQVTSPNPGDGKSTLSGNLAISIAQTGKRVLLMDADFRRPRIHKLIGQNTSLGVSSVIAGTAELVDAIQDTPVENLAVLGCGPRPDNPAELLTGKRFDELLGVLREQYDFVIIDTPPLLAVTDPSAVAPRVDAVIVTLRIAKRTRSEARRAMEVLGSVGANVLGVVVNGISSRKGYGYSGSGNRGYAYGEGKAGVYYSEEEHPASSLTSQS, encoded by the coding sequence ATGGGAATTCGAGGGGATTTTGAAGACGAGCTCTCCGAGAAGTCGGACGAGCGGACCGTCAACTTCCTGGCTCTCACGTGGCGGTATCTCTGGCTGCTCATCCTGTTCGGGGGAGTCGGGACCGGTGCGGCCTACCTGCATTTCCTGAAGCAGCCGCCGATCTACCAGTCCTCCAGCACGGTCCTGGTCACGGGCGACCGGCAGCAGCAGGCCAACCCGCTCGGGACCGAATCGGGATTCGCCCAGGGGATCACGCAGACGATGCCCCACCAGATGCTGATCGGAAGCCCGCTGGTGGTCCGCAAGGCGGTCGAGACGCACGACCTCCGCAAGCATCCCGCCTTCGCGGGGGAGAGCGACCCGGCCTCCCGGATCGTGCGGGGGCTCAACGTCCTGGCTGACTCGAAGACGCCGGACGTCATCCGGATGTCGTTCCGCGACAGCGACCCGGAGGTCTGCCAGGTGGCGCTCGAGGCGGTCCTCGATGGCTACCGCTCCTATCTGGGTGAGACCCACCAGACCACGAGCAAGGACGTGGCCGAACTGATCAAAGAGGCCAAGGACGTCCTCCTCAAGCAGCTGGAGACCAAGGAGGACGAGTACCACAAGTTCCGGCAGGATGCCCCCCTGCTGTTCGCCAAGGAGGAAGGGGCGAAGAACATCCACCAGGAGCGGTTGGCCGGGATCGAACAGGCGCGGTCCGCGCTGCTGATCGCCCTGCACGAAAAGACCGCCGAGCTCGACTCCCTCAAGAACGCCATGGCGCGGGGAGGGAACCGCGAGGCACTGGCGCTGATCATCAACGCCAACAAGGAGTCCAGGGAGAACGGCCTCCCTCAGGAAAAGTCTCCCGTGACCGAGCTCTTTCCGCTCCTGCTGGACGAGCAGATGCTGCTGGAGACGCTTGGTCCGGACCACCCGAAGGTGACCGCCGTCCAGAAGCGGATCGAGATCACGCGGAAGTACCTGACCGAGAGCCTGGCGGAGGAACGAAAGAACGCCGGCGAAAACCCGATGCTGAAGGGGGGAAAGCGGCCGGATCTGGTCTCCCTGTACCTCGAGTCCCTCCAGCACGAGGTCGACGTCATCCAGACGAAGCAGAAGGAGATGAACCTTCTGTTCGACCAGGAGAAGGAGGCGGCCAAGTCGCTCGTCGCCTATGAGGTCCGGGACGAGAGCCTGCGGAACGAGATCGCCCGGACGTCGAAGCTCTTCGAAGGGGTGGTCAAGCGGCTCGATGAAATCAGCCTCGTCAAGGGCTACGGCGGCTACGAGATGTCGGTCCTTTCCCCCCCCACGGAAGGATTTCTGACGGGACCGGTGATGGCCCGCTATCTCGCCCTGGGGGCGGTCGCGGGGATCGCGGTCGGCTACCTCCTGGCCTACCTCCTCGAACTGAACGACCGCAGCTTCCGCGATCCGGAAGAGGTCCAGACGTCGCTCGGCCTGCCGGTCGTCGGCCACATCCCGGTCATCGAGCTCGCGCGGGCCGACCGGCGGTCCAACGACGCGGTCCATCCCTCGCTCGTGACGTTCCACCGCCCGAAGTCGCGGCTGGCCGAAGCGTACCGGGCGGTCCGCACCTCCCTGTACTTCCGGACCCGCGGCGAGCCGCTCAAGGTGATCCAGGTCACGAGCCCCAATCCCGGGGACGGCAAGTCGACGCTCAGCGGCAACTTGGCGATTTCCATCGCGCAGACCGGTAAGCGGGTCTTGCTGATGGACGCCGACTTCCGCCGGCCGCGGATCCACAAGCTGATCGGACAGAACACGTCGCTCGGCGTGTCGTCGGTCATCGCCGGAACGGCGGAGTTGGTGGACGCGATCCAGGACACCCCCGTCGAAAACCTCGCCGTGCTCGGGTGCGGCCCCCGTCCCGACAATCCGGCGGAGCTCCTGACCGGCAAGCGGTTCGACGAGCTGCTCGGCGTCCTGCGGGAACAGTATGACTTTGTCATCATCGACACCCCGCCGCTCCTGGCGGTGACCGATCCGAGCGCCGTGGCGCCCCGCGTCGACGCCGTGATCGTCACGCTCCGCATCGCTAAGCGGACCCGCTCGGAAGCCCGGCGGGCGATGGAGGTCCTGGGGAGCGTGGGGGCGAACGTCCTGGGGGTCGTGGTCAACGGAATCAGCAGCCGGAAGGGCTACGGCTACTCCGGCTCCGGCAATCGCGGATACGCCTACGGAGAGGGGAAGGCCGGGGTCTACTACTCCGAAGAAGAGCATCCCGCCTCGTCCCTGACCTCCCAGTCCTGA
- a CDS encoding O-antigen ligase family protein — protein sequence MSRFLSFLGGGILLLAVLIAPWWIAGVSAQAQFWLFAAVGIAGAAWLLSLPGNNRPAAGRPFVIPLLLWPMAAYVGLGLFQLWPVATSPIATPPSASLHRLPWERPNVPEPSQSAAASESSPRDVLGAFNRASTLSPASTRFVIARLAFASLAMFLSAQVFGDPRWTPWLWRGLALNGVALAFFGLVQMLTWNGKLFWTIPLELGGQPFSTFVNRNNAAGYLNICLAGGIALLAAPSIDPTSSDTDWDRPSWAPTIDPRTASIASGLAIALIATGILASASRGGALGLIGGLAAAGLLAVRRGGGMKLLAALAALVAVTVGLAAWTGAANRLWSRLDSPAAEAIRDNGRWAHWKDALSVVADFPLTGTGLGTYRFASLPYQTHASDMRFVNADNQYVETLVEAGAFGLASGLAGLALLAILVYRMSRTGTDPPLWGPALAGAAVVVSQGVCAFFDFGPVVTANMLLLAVVSGALCGQWSRSVPTSPGRSEGRSLSARSIGRITLVVLLFSAGGWGLREVHGVARLEEIRERVPALEGPDAIDDAALQRVLAELDGIPTDNPEVHQFAADLWAHRFRLAVFAQARRDEPQRAVTDLWASTQLPLLHRQANEWAADGQEERLAILEQDPDVRALLVPCVERLRRAVACCPFYPRSDLMQAALAFVRSPRAPAGLDEIHRGLWIAPTLEQPLLTAAELFDSCGETELARACWKRCLSFYPLAIPNVHRRVAGAIKFDDELSQILPDSPRLLLTFARETFADESHSSERNAVGRKVLELLAQSGVSETFPEAEQHRLRGEAWELRGDWDESILSLQQAISLAPLEADTRLELARVLRKMGRHSEARKQASIAVSLRPRDVDARRLFDELQKLENRAPSSEPVP from the coding sequence ATGTCCCGCTTTCTTTCGTTTCTCGGCGGCGGAATTCTCCTGCTGGCGGTCCTGATCGCCCCCTGGTGGATCGCAGGCGTCAGCGCTCAAGCCCAGTTCTGGCTCTTTGCTGCGGTCGGAATCGCCGGCGCGGCGTGGTTGCTGTCGCTGCCAGGGAACAATCGCCCCGCGGCCGGCCGCCCGTTCGTCATCCCGCTCCTCCTGTGGCCGATGGCCGCCTACGTCGGGCTGGGACTCTTCCAGCTTTGGCCGGTCGCGACCAGCCCCATTGCCACTCCTCCCTCGGCGTCCCTCCACAGACTCCCCTGGGAACGGCCCAACGTCCCGGAGCCATCACAGAGCGCGGCCGCGAGCGAGTCTTCTCCCCGGGACGTCCTGGGGGCCTTCAACCGGGCATCGACTCTCTCCCCCGCTTCGACGCGGTTCGTGATAGCGCGGCTGGCCTTCGCCTCCCTCGCCATGTTTCTCAGCGCCCAGGTCTTCGGCGATCCTCGCTGGACGCCGTGGCTGTGGCGGGGGCTGGCGCTCAACGGCGTCGCCCTGGCGTTCTTCGGCCTTGTCCAGATGCTCACCTGGAACGGGAAACTGTTCTGGACGATCCCCCTGGAGCTGGGTGGGCAGCCGTTTTCGACCTTCGTCAACCGGAACAACGCGGCCGGGTATCTCAACATCTGCCTGGCGGGAGGAATCGCCCTGCTGGCGGCTCCCTCCATCGATCCGACATCGTCCGACACGGATTGGGACCGGCCCAGCTGGGCACCGACCATCGATCCGCGAACGGCCTCCATCGCGTCCGGGCTGGCGATCGCCCTGATTGCGACCGGCATCCTGGCGTCCGCCTCGCGGGGAGGGGCGCTGGGGCTGATCGGCGGACTGGCGGCCGCGGGACTGCTCGCCGTCCGGCGGGGGGGAGGGATGAAACTGCTGGCCGCCCTGGCAGCGCTGGTCGCGGTCACGGTGGGGCTCGCGGCCTGGACCGGCGCGGCGAATCGGCTGTGGAGCCGTCTCGACTCCCCCGCCGCCGAGGCGATCCGCGACAACGGACGATGGGCCCACTGGAAGGACGCCCTGTCGGTCGTGGCGGATTTTCCGCTGACCGGGACCGGACTCGGAACGTACCGCTTCGCCTCCCTGCCGTACCAGACGCACGCCTCGGACATGCGGTTCGTCAACGCGGACAACCAGTACGTCGAAACCCTCGTGGAAGCGGGAGCCTTCGGGCTCGCCAGCGGGCTGGCGGGGCTCGCCCTGCTGGCCATCCTGGTCTACCGCATGAGCCGGACCGGAACCGATCCGCCGCTGTGGGGGCCTGCGCTCGCCGGAGCGGCGGTTGTCGTCAGCCAGGGAGTGTGCGCCTTCTTCGACTTCGGTCCGGTCGTGACCGCGAACATGCTGCTTCTGGCAGTGGTGAGCGGCGCCCTGTGCGGCCAGTGGTCCCGGAGTGTCCCGACATCGCCGGGCCGTTCCGAAGGCCGATCTTTGTCCGCCCGCTCGATCGGCCGCATCACCCTCGTCGTGCTCCTCTTCTCGGCCGGAGGCTGGGGGCTGCGGGAAGTCCACGGAGTCGCCCGCCTCGAGGAGATCCGTGAGCGGGTTCCCGCCCTGGAGGGACCGGATGCGATCGACGACGCCGCACTGCAGCGGGTCCTCGCGGAGCTCGACGGAATCCCGACGGACAACCCCGAGGTCCACCAGTTCGCCGCCGATCTGTGGGCCCACCGGTTCCGGCTCGCGGTCTTCGCGCAGGCCCGGCGGGACGAGCCGCAGCGGGCCGTCACGGACCTCTGGGCCTCCACGCAGCTGCCGCTCCTTCATCGGCAGGCCAACGAGTGGGCCGCGGATGGGCAGGAAGAGCGCCTCGCCATCCTCGAGCAGGATCCGGACGTCCGCGCGCTTCTCGTCCCCTGCGTGGAGCGGCTGCGGCGGGCGGTCGCCTGCTGTCCTTTCTATCCGCGGAGCGACCTGATGCAGGCGGCGCTCGCCTTCGTCCGTTCGCCCCGGGCGCCCGCCGGGCTCGATGAGATCCATCGCGGACTGTGGATCGCGCCGACGCTCGAGCAGCCGCTCCTGACGGCGGCGGAACTGTTCGACTCGTGCGGCGAAACAGAGCTCGCCCGGGCCTGCTGGAAACGATGCCTGAGCTTCTATCCCCTGGCGATCCCGAATGTCCATCGGCGCGTCGCCGGTGCCATAAAATTCGACGACGAGCTGTCGCAGATTCTTCCTGATTCCCCTCGACTTCTGCTCACATTTGCCCGGGAGACTTTCGCCGACGAATCCCACTCGTCCGAGCGTAACGCGGTGGGACGGAAGGTTCTCGAACTTCTGGCGCAAAGCGGAGTTTCCGAGACGTTTCCCGAAGCGGAACAACACCGCCTAAGGGGGGAGGCCTGGGAGTTGCGGGGGGACTGGGACGAGAGTATTCTCTCGCTCCAACAAGCCATCTCTCTTGCTCCCTTGGAAGCGGATACTCGTCTGGAGCTCGCTCGAGTTCTCCGGAAAATGGGGAGGCATTCCGAGGCCCGAAAGCAGGCGTCGATCGCGGTGTCGCTACGGCCGCGAGACGTCGATGCACGGAGGTTGTTCGATGAGCTGCAGAAACTTGAGAACCGCGCTCCGTCTTCGGAGCCAGTTCCCTGA
- the mutM gene encoding bifunctional DNA-formamidopyrimidine glycosylase/DNA-(apurinic or apyrimidinic site) lyase: MPELPEVETMVRGIRDAVEGTRIVRIRRCPSPCRPLQITPGLRQMARRAEGRTIVAVQRRAKRIVLKLDDEAAADRSDGSGGGGFVIEPRMTGLMLLSDPPNTKHLRLEWQLLKGNEERRLWFWDQRGLGTISLLDAEGLSQLLDGGRLGKDALDMAPPDWTAICRATSRPIKVLLLDQSKVAGIGNLYASEILHLARIHPETPADRLTRPQIQRMGAATLEILHAAIRHEGSTLSDGTYRNALNQDGGYQNSHRVYDRAEERCPTCTKGVIVRIVQAQRSTFYCPRCQ, translated from the coding sequence ATGCCCGAGCTTCCTGAAGTCGAAACGATGGTCCGCGGAATTCGCGACGCCGTGGAGGGGACCCGGATCGTCCGCATCCGGAGATGCCCGTCGCCGTGCCGTCCCCTGCAGATCACGCCGGGCCTCCGCCAAATGGCCCGCCGCGCGGAGGGCCGGACGATCGTCGCCGTCCAGCGGCGGGCGAAGCGGATCGTCCTGAAACTCGACGACGAAGCGGCCGCGGACCGCAGTGACGGGAGTGGAGGGGGCGGGTTCGTGATCGAGCCCCGTATGACCGGCCTGATGCTCCTCTCCGATCCACCGAACACGAAACACCTCCGCCTGGAATGGCAGCTCCTCAAAGGGAACGAGGAACGGCGGCTGTGGTTCTGGGACCAGCGGGGGCTGGGGACGATCTCGCTGCTCGACGCCGAGGGCCTTTCGCAACTGCTCGACGGAGGACGGCTCGGCAAGGACGCTCTCGACATGGCTCCCCCCGACTGGACCGCGATCTGCCGGGCGACGTCGCGGCCCATCAAGGTCCTGCTCCTGGACCAGTCGAAGGTGGCGGGAATCGGAAACCTCTATGCCAGCGAGATCCTGCACCTGGCGCGGATTCATCCCGAGACTCCCGCGGACCGGCTGACCCGTCCGCAGATCCAGCGGATGGGGGCGGCAACGCTGGAGATCCTCCATGCGGCGATCCGCCACGAAGGCTCGACCTTGAGCGACGGGACCTACCGCAACGCCCTGAACCAGGACGGCGGCTACCAGAACTCCCACCGCGTCTACGACCGGGCTGAGGAGCGCTGTCCCACCTGTACCAAAGGGGTCATCGTGCGGATCGTCCAGGCCCAGCGATCGACGTTCTACTGCCCCCGCTGCCAGTGA